The stretch of DNA TATCTATTGCAACTACCACTTCTACTCATATTACTTTTAAGAATCCGTCTACCTTCTTCCCCAAATTTGTAAGTTGCCCCTTTATGGACACATTTGCTCAAATGGTAACTGATGATTTAGAGACTCAAAGCCGCAATTTCAAAATTAAAACAGATAATTTAAGTATTGATGAAAAACTCACCTTACGTGCACTTGAGGAAAATGATACCATCATTATAAAACCGgatgataagggggggggggttggtaatcatGGATAAATCCTATTATATCCAGGAGTCACTCAGAATCTTAGGTGACATATCTACTTACCAACTCCTCCCCTCTGACCCTACTACACAGTACCAACAACAactttttaattatttaacattAGGTTTAGATCAATTATAATTACAAACAGGAATTTGATTTTCTTTACAATATTTACCCCAAATTACCTCTTTTTTATAtaatacccaaaatacataaaaatatacaattCCCTCCTGGTCGCCCTATCATTTCTGGCATTCAGTCCTTAACATCTCATTTATCCCAGTATATTGATAGACAGTTACAACAGTATGTTACTCAATTACCTTCATATGTAagggatactacccacatactgcagaccctatAGGACATTCAATGACAACCTCATTATTATTTTGTAACAGCAGATGTTAATTCTTTATATACAATCATAAATCATGAACAAGGATGTGATGCTGTTTTGAATACTTTAAATAATGATCCGTCTATTTCTAAGGAGCATAACGATTTTCTTATTTTAGGTATTAAATTCATACTTTTTCACAATTTCTTTTACTTTAATAAatcatattatttacaggtatgtggcaccgccatgggcaccaaatttgcatctagctatgctaatttatttatgggcagctgggaacaACAACACATATGGTCCGGCTGTCCATATGGTGCAAatttggtgctctggcggcgctacatcgacgatattatttttatttggtcaggcacatTAGCACAGTTACAGGACTTTAAAACATATatgaacaataacaataataatcttaaatttacatttgtcaccagccccaccaaaatagaATACCTAGATTTGGAAATATCAGTTGTAGATAATTGTATtcacaccagcacatattttaaacctgtACAATCTAATAATTATCTCCATGCACAAAGTCACCACAACCCCACATGGGTTAAAAATATACAGAAGGGTCAATTCATTCGATTAAAAAGAAATAGCTCACACTTAGATACGTTCAATATCCAAGCAGAAGATCTTAAAAACAAATTCATAGAAAGGAAGTATTCACCATAGGATTTAGATAATGTGATCACTGAAGTTGCTGCGATGGACAGAACCAATCTtttgaaatataaaaagaaaaatatcaataAAACAACCAATTTGGCATTTATAACCCAGTttaaccaaatggcacccaatAAACATAATATTTTCAAAAAGTATTGTCCGATATTGAAAAAAGATAAGGAATTAGAAGGTATGCTACCAGAACATCCCCAAATTATATTCACCAAAGCCCCTAATATAGGACAAAGATTGGCACcaagctgtccatcgctgcaacccaTTCATCGAAAGATGGCCTCCTGTGAGGGATACTTCATCTGCAATAGATGCACTGCTTGCCAATATAGCATAAAAAAATCAGAATTTACATCAAATAACACcctaaaaaattataaaataaaacaacatatcaCGTGTAATAgttcttttgttatttatttgcttgaatgtctatgtggtctgcagtatgtgggtatgaccaccagatCTGTCAAAAGACGTCTGtacaaacatatataaatattaagACTGGTTTAGTTACACATAGTGTGTcgaatcattttcttcaagtgcacagtAAGAATCCCAAAGGTTTAAAAtgcattgcaatagaaagtatcactccacattggagaggaggaaacgtcgtgagcctactggggaggagagaatccttttggatttacgaattacGCACTCTATCCCCACTAGGCCTAAACGTGGACTTTGATCTGAAGGCCTTCCTGGTTGGTTGAATCTGCACTGCACCCATACATCATACCTGATAGTATCTACTTTTGCAATTTGTCCATTTGTCTGTTCAGGAACCCCTTGCTAttgaatatttgttatatttGGCAACCCTTTTGTACATTAACATTATTAAGCCTAAATAtagttaatgtatttttccttgaAAATAATTCATGcatgtttattttcatttttatgtttatAACATCAATCACTCCCACttcaattatatatattaatTCACATATATCACTTTACATTATCACATCCAGATTTTTAGTTTTTTAGTATTCCACCTTAGTATATACATTACTTTAAATATATAGTGTCATATCATTTCATGGTATGTATGCACCGCACATTTGTTTAATAttatagtacacacacacatcatgtaGATCGTATTTTATTTCTATGTggtcatatatatttatacaacttaagcAATCACAATTTTACACAATCATCATGTTGGTTTGTACTAGGTAtttatgtattagttttttgaATGTATTGTTTGTCAATCCAGCCGAGTTATCAGACCCCAGCAGCACGATTAAATACTGGCATGAACTATCTAATGCGCATGTGTCTGAGTACACAGTATGACTATGAATTGCCCAATTTGCCCATATGCGCATGTgcacaagtctgcaggtgaaaatTATTAAATAATTTAATTAATTATGGACGCTCTATTTAAAGGACCTTCATGGACTTTATTATCACATACCCCTAAGGAAGAAAGCGgttagctttcgaaacgcgtagggtggcgatttAAGCACTTCTGCATCATTGTGTTTGGCGATTTCCCCTCCACGACAAGACGAATCAGCGTTTGCTGACAGTCAGATAGCTGGTCGTCCGCGACATTGTGCCGAATCTGCTGCTGCCGATCTGGAATAGCTGTACGTCCTCTCCAGTGTGCTGAGTGAGACCATCTGCCCACACGCCGACTGGCGTGCACACCTTCACAGATAAGCCCAGGAGCAGCAAGCAGTTACCATcaccgagaggggatactctctaatatatccaccgcctgcttatatcatccatctggtgagtgggcattacaTCTGAATCCACCGGTGCTGCAGTGTGCTTATATTAATCTTTTATTGTCCATATTCGTTTTATATGTCTATGTATGCTATATGAattgtgttattaaatgttttttatcttAAAATTTTCACCTATCTGATCGCTCAGCTGATCAATGTTgttttaagtgttgtttgtcctcacaccaaacagtattatgctatgtgttgtgctttctttcTTTTAAGCACACCAAGAGGAGCCATTTCCTGAtcgtccaacaggcttggtttttatatcctttttatatATCATTGTTCTTAAAGGCGCCTTTAGATACATATTCCCTTTCCAAATTCTCATTAACACTTTACTAGTACATTTACATATCTAAATACATCTGTGTGTTACTTCTATGAAAGTGAAAGCACCTAAGTGTATTTTTAGTTAATTAAAATCTATGTACATTTATTAATTAGATAATTGTAGGCCCCTTACAAGAACTCTAAGTTATTTGTTTTAGCACATGTCCTTAGAAACACACATTTATCACGAACAAAGTTTCTATAGATTGGCCATTGCTAATACAATTCATATTAGATCTCTGTTACTGTTTAAAATCCAAACATTTCGTTCTGCTTTAACTGTATAATTCTATGTAAAAAGAATACCATACACATTTGAAGATTGTGTAAGATTTATATaaagaacaacaacaacaaagaTTTTCAAGTTTCAATCCAaatttgtattcatttttttgggggggcggggtCGGGTTAATGGCCTACATGTTTTTGGCTGTCTGGATATTGATCCTCGGCCACGTACATTTCTCTGTGATCTGCCTGCCAATGTTTGAGATTGTTGGTTTACaatattttgccactgtggctgCTGTTGATGTTCAACTACATTGGGGGTTGCCTGTGACTGCTGTTGATGTTCAACGACATTGGGGGTTGCCTGTGGCTGTTGTTGATGTTCAACGACATTGGGGGTTGCCTGTGACTGCTGTTGATGTTCAACGACATTGGGGGTTGCCTGTGACTGCTGTTGATGTTCAACGACATTAGAGGTTTGCTGTGGCTGCTGTGGATAATCTGCAAGATATTGATGTTGTGGCAGTTGTCGATAATCTTCCATAAATTGATGGGGTGGCTGCTGTCTATAATCGGCAGAAAATGGATGGTGTGCTGCTGTGGATAAGCTTGAAAAGATTGGTGGTGTGGGTGCTGTTGGTAAGATTGGACATTTGGGGGGGGGAGCATTGGCTGCTTTGGGTAAGCTtaaacatttttttgggggggagcagTGGCTGCTTTGGGTAACCTTGAACATTTTGTGGGGGGAAACAGTGGCTGCTATGGGTAAGCTTcaacatttggggggggggcagtggctgctGTGGGTAAGCTTCAACATTTTGGATGTGTGGATACTGTACAAAGGCAAAGGTATAAAGTTCCATTCTTTCTGGCTGTGGCTTTGGCTGTGTGTATTCAGCATTGTGGCCTGGCTGTGGCAAGGGTGGTGTGGGTCATGATCCCAGAAGAAGTTCATGACTGAATGAAACCAGCAGGAACAAGACCAAGGCACACCTCCAGCAAAGGACCTTAGGATCCAGGAGAGCGTGGGAGCGCTTGAGAGTTGCAGGAAAGCAGCCAGACACCACCGGAGGACAAGCTGTTCCTAAGACTGCAGTACACTGTGATTTTACTcacagcatcttgtgagtaggattccagttttacatGAACTGGACCAGTTGCCTGCTTATTGTttatatttgtcatttatttttatttgtaataaattaGCTCCTCTTTTTCAGCCTTGTTTTTCACTGTTTATTGTTGTAAGTGGTTGTTTGTCCTTTTTTTGTGTTACATGTTTGTTTgatcaacagtattacactattattctTTTCCCTTATTCCACATACTGTATCACGAGTCAATTGGCTGTGGACTCATCCAATTTTGGAAGCACAGAAGTTCAAGCTCAAATTTGAAGTTTTTCTTCACTTGGACATTTATCAGACTGATTTTGGACATTTTTAGGCACCAGTTTCtattgtttttgttgtatttccttttgactttgttttgggtcatttattcctggcagccttgcctagtAAGTGCTGGGTATATCCGTGTTTATTACTAGTTTGCACTTCACATATATTGTTTAGCTTGTAGCGCTATTTGCACCATTCTTTTTTTCCATAATCAGTGTAAgaggacgtgtgcagaggtatgcaatggagactttttaaggtgaaattaaataaggcttttattgcgcctgtttctttaagtACACACAATGCTGAGGTTCAACTCTGAGGACGTATGTATTTGCAAACAAAATTATTATGTTGCTATTTGGATCCTTAAGAACGTGAAAAAGGCAAAGGCATTAGATATTGTACTTGGAaatcatttatttttataaaaaaacattagcaGTAAAACTTTATATTCTTAGCAAGAATATTTCAGTGTCCAACAGAACATGagacaaaaaaataaaagtaatatttCCTCAACAATTCAAAGCCCAGAATTCAGTTTTGCAAACATTTGCTATTCCAATGATTGCCCTCATATATTGCTATTATTTATTTTCTCATTCAATAGGTATTGTGCACTGACAGAAGAAAATACATTTACTGATTATGaagttttgaagtgaaacttctttagtggcacctcattcgaactggggcaaaaatgaattgtggagacagaaataaAATGGATGTgatgtcagtgctggcagttgaggccgggctgtgttctggctcagcccgacccaaACAATGATCCCAACCACTGAAAAAATCAGAtacggcggcggcgatagccgctggcgccgctcctaatggccgccgctccccccacggCCGCAGATATATGCAGCGGCGGCTATAGCctccggcgccgctcctaacggctgcaATTCCCCCTGTACAGTGACTCCTcgggctctctgtcccagccgcgaCATATGCGGCGACGGCAATAGCctccggcgccgctcctaacggccgcaatTTCCCCCAGGTGAAGAAGGGCACGGGCGGCATCTGGggctcctgggaccaggcccgctctctgtcccagccgcgcgCTCTGCCGGGCTGGAGACTCAGAGCCCCCCTACGTATGCGCAGAAGCGACTGGCAGCGGCGCCCTTGGTGAGAGGAGCAGGACGTCCGGGTGGCTCAGTATCGGCCTCTTCACCCCTCCCTGGCTCCTCCCCTCTCCggctcctcccctccccggctcctcccctccccgccacagTCCAGACAAAACCGGAGATCCCGGGAGAGAGGAAGAAAcggagaggcgggggggaaggAGCTGAGAGACGGCAGGGGGCAGACTAGGGGCGCTGCTtaatacaggaggaggaggggagactagATGTGCTGGAGTACTCGATAGAGTGTGAGAGCAACAGGTTAGTGAGCACACAGCCAGCAGGGAGGCTGTCACCGTGTGACTcacagagaggtaaccagacacacagggagagagaggtaaccaGACACCCACAGGAAAGGGACTGAGActcacacagagaggtaaccagacacacacaggagagagactgagactcacacagggaggtaaccagacacacacaggagagagactgagactcacacacagggaggtaaccagacacacacaggagagggactgagactcacacagagaggtaaccagacaTACACAGGAGAGGAGACAGGCTGCCGGTTAtaacagtcacacgcacacgcacagtcacactcacagtcacatgcacactctcagtcacacgcacacgcacagtcacactcacagtcacatgcgcactctcagtcacacgggcactctcagtcacacgtgcactctcagtcacatgcacactctcagtcacacgcgcactctcagtcacacgcgcactctcagtcacacgcgcactctcagtcacaagcgcactctcagtcacatgcGCACTCttagtcacacgcgcactcagtCATatgcgcacactcagtcacatgcacacactcagtcatacgcacactctcagtcacacgtgcactctcagtcacatgcacactcacactcacacgcacacacaaggaattcacacttagtgcaaatagctaatacagggaatgtgtgccgagcacgcgcattataagtcaaatgtatttgcgttttgtcaatgaaattgtattttgatttttaattaaaacatcaccaatacaaatacaatttctgtgacaaaagtcaaagaagtttcacttactatgcgcgtgcacagcacacaaagctttttttttttttaatgtttggaaAGGTCCTGTTGGACACTGTAAGTTGAGGAATCaagtaataataaatacatattgttAGTTCTCTCTTATGTAAATATTAATCTGTCAGAATTAGATCATTAAACCTCCCTCTCCTTGCGCGCTATAACATACACAAGGTGTTCACCATCTACCAAATCACAGCCCTTTCTGCTGGGTAGCACATCCATATGCTCAATGACATACCCTGCATCCCTGAGAGCCTCTCTTAAAAACTTCTCATCAAAGGTCAGGGAAAAGAACTTGTGCTCACCAATCATATAATATGTCCCATTTAACACCCCAAAGAGTAACAGGTGACCCCCAATCTTCAGTAGTGATGCAAATTTTCTCAGGTTTCTCCGGTAAGCTTCCTTGTCTTTGCTAATAAGATGTAGGCACCAAAAGCTGATCACACAGTCCACTTGTGGCAAGACGACAGGGTCTAGAGGTTTGTCTTTAGAAACATCCCATTTTACAACCTGTTTGACGACTCTTCTTACTTTGTCTTCCTTTACCTGCCACTCCTCTCTGAAAGTAAAAACAAAATACTATTATTAGTGTctgaaaacatatatatatgtgaaagtaAAATGATTGACAATAGAGATGAGCTAAATATGTTGCACAAAGTCATACAATGCACATTGAAACCCTTCCACAATGGCAGAATATTCAATGTAAGGAAATGAGGACCTTTATCTCATTACTAGCTGAAGTATGTGCTATGTGTATCAGGAGATCTCAGCAATACATGTCCCCCATTATTCCTTTATATGGATCACTTTAACTCCCATAATTCCCATGACATGGACATTGCAGCTTTCTGTAGGAATAACCTGTGATCAAGAATGAAAGTGTAAATCATTGGAGTCACTCACAGACTGCTGGTTTTGCAGCAAGTTTAACATTACAGGTTCTATTTCCAGGTCTGCAAAATAgggacaaaaccagtgcaaaaactgCATCAGATTTATCATAGAAGGAATCCCATTGATAACTGTAGTGCAATTTCTTGTTCACCTCTCGCAGTCTAGGACTTTGATAAAAGATCCATTTTTACTCTGGTGATAGAATTTTTACCCCCCAAATACCCCCAAAATACCATTAATCACAAGGGAAATTGAcagaatttacattttttttaaacacattacaatttattttcaGTGGCAAAACTTCAAAGACCAATCTAAACCACAGAGAACCCCCCggcattttcttttgttttacacTTTTAATTCACTGGCACATACAGGTGTTATTTGTCTTGTAAtaatgtacaggtagtcctcactatccaacatttcaattaacaacgaatggcatatccaacgcaaccctatgggccatttttaAGTGTCCGAAAGCGTTGtccaatgctcaccgccactgattaacatgggactcactttacaacagtttcactatccaacgctacttccagaacggagttcgttggataaccgaggactacctgtacttggAAATATTTTACCTGTTGCCTTCTAGGTCACAAAGAGCCTTTGCTGCATATGACCAATCAGGAGTTTCTGGATCATTTTTAAGCCATTTCTCAAGTTCTTGGATGCTGGGGTCACTAAATTCTATCACAATAATCTCTTTGAAGATATCACTGGCTGATAAGAGCTGGTAAACTGCTGGGCCAGAGGAGATATCAATCAATGTGTCTCCTCTCACACGCCCTGCACCAGCAGATAGAAAGAATAACATACTTTCATTATATTTAACAAGTTTTTATGGTATTGAAAAAAGATTATAAATAAAACTTCCCAGGACATTAAtccaatacaattaaaaaaagaatacatGTAAATACAGCCGGGTATAAGAATAGAGTATATACGGTATATCTAAATGATGCATTATCTGTGTTACATTTTATCTCACTGAATgcaatttactgtactgtatgtgggcgCGCGCACGCAAACACGTGCATGCGGCAACGCCGGAACCATAATCCCAGCGTTAAACAGCTTTTTCTGCACAGCCTGGGTCAAATAAGTGCAGAGCCAGAAACCCTACTCATAGACAGCTTTGTTAACCGTTTTGGTCTGATCAGTGTGAGGTTGTAACTGGCTATGCTGACTATTTACTGGCTATTTTCTGGTATAACCAGACACAAAACAGGTTATGGTGGTTaataaaatgacaaaaaaaactcCACTgtgcagtgtacagcaaataaaaaacacTTCTAATTAAATAAATGAGTACGTTTTTTTAATAATCTGTAAATTTACTAGTGTAATAAATATGCATTCATTATCTGTATATAAAATATCTGTCAGTCTCCACAAATTCATTCTATGTTACCAATAAATATACAAACCTGAAGAAAACGTTTCATGCAATTTTTTCAAAGGGAATCCCACACTTTCATCTATTAAGGGAAAGTTTTCATCACAGAAGTATGTGTCCACAAGTCCTTTTGGATCAAATTCTTCATCATGATAATGTTTGTGGAGACTGGGATCCATTGCAAGTCTTTGGTGCAATCTTTCTGATGTGATGTTGGATAAGTTTGTACATAGTTTTAAGTCCTTTTAACAATCAAATACGACCCCTCCCAAAtcattaaaacaaatattaacaTTGGATCATACTGAGCTTTTTTTTGTCACAAGGATTCTTATTGCATATATTGTCCCTTCTAATATTGTACAATATTCTATTTCTTATTAATTAGTTGGCTTTCTGCTAGTTGAGAAAGCACACGTCATCTCATGATCTTATAATGTTTTATAGTTtacttaaaagaaaaagaaacagcatTTGTCAGTGTCAGTACAGCAAAGGTTAATTAAGGCTTTGCTGAGCTGCAGTGTGTTTAATTCACGACATCCTGAATAGATATTTACCCCAGGGATGTAATTAAATCATGCAGAGGTTACATCATGGGATGAAGCTTTTGAGCTCTGTTTATATCAGAACACACAGAAGTACATTAAATGTCTGTCAAAGTTACACAATCCCACCATCATACCCTGTAACCAGGAAGGCTATTATGTGtgtgaccctcctctgcccccccttgcCCGTCTGGTATGGAGTAAGGAAGAATACTGTGAGGTACAATAGTGTAGGTGTGGTTTAAAAAGGGTGCCAGAAAAGTTATTGTACAAAAAGGACAAGTTTattgacaggacaggctttcactCTTACAGTTCTCTTCCCTGGAGTCCAGACAGCTCCACAGGGAGGTACACACGGCTTATACAGTATCACTTCATATTGTACATTGTCAAaggaacatttatttatttataaaatgttttacgagaagtaaaaaaacacacgtcTTTATACTGTACGTAGCCCTCATGGTATTTAGCTATGTAATGTGAAGATGGGACAGGAGGCAAACCCCACATAGAACGATCATTGGCTTGACTATTAGTTATTAGTTAATTAAACTCAAAACAACTTATGGTTGGTAAAAAAAGGATCAAAACCCctcagtgtacagcaaataaaaatagcacttgtgGGCACAGTCATatctctcagacaggtctgcgacctgcccttccccattatctcttacaatacagtgcttccactgcagctaggcattctgggtaattacatgaaaatgagcactcagtgtgtctCTTTCTGCTTCTTGTCCTTCGTAACATGAACCCCAACAAACATATTCCTGAAGTATTACACAGCttgttcagcacagcctgggctaaagaagtgcagagccagtaaccctactcacagacagctctttGAACCGTTTTGGTCTCATCAGTGTCAGGTTGTTTCTGGTTATAACCAGACGCAAATCAGGTAATGGTGGGTaataaagtgacaaaacccctccaccatacagtgcAAATACAAATACTGCTTGTTAATTAAATTATAAGCAAATCCCTTTTGTATTAGTGTTATAAATATGCATTCCTTTTTTATTATGTAAAAATATCAGTCTGTCTCCACAAATTCATTCTATGTTACCAATAAATATACAAATGAAGTGTACagaaaaaagatcccaaatagtACACTTCATTTGATATATTCAATTCATTCCCTGCCAACACGCTGCCTTATATTTCTTTGGGGGTTTGAGCGAGGCAACACACATCTTGTAATAAATATACAAACCTGAAGAGAACGTTTCATGCAATTTTTTCAAAGGGAATCCCACATTTTCATCTATCAAGAAATATTTCTTGTACAATGTTCTATTTCTTATTAATTTGTTGGCTTTCTGCTAGTTAAGAAATCACAAGTCATCTCATGATTCTTATAATGTTTTATAGTTTACTTAAAACAAAAAGAAACGGCATTTCTCAGTGTCAGTACAGCAAAGGTTAATTAAAACCTTGCTGAGCTGCAGTGTGTTTAATACATTTCACACTGAATAGATATTAACCACAGGTGTGTAATTAAATCATGCAGATGGTACATCATTGGATGAAGCTTCTGAGCTCTGTTAATATCAGAACACACAGAAGTACATTCAATGTCAGCCACAAGTTACACAATCCCACCATCATACTCTGCATTTCTTACCCATCTGATTCATCATTCAAGTCTCACATTATACATTACACATTTCATTCAAAAACCTATACACAAATTCTCTGATTTTGGTTACTATACATTTTCTATTGAATTAAATTACAACCCACTTACTAAATCTGGCCCAAATCGTTGAAAATTAACCCCTATAACCAGGTATGTTAGTATATATTTAGCATGTTACAAATATGTATTAAACTGCATATTACAGGTAAACATTGGTCCTATTCTGGTAACTGTGAGACGTGCATATCCATGCGGAAGGATCCCTATTCCCTCGGATATGCAGTTCGCTGTATTCTTCTTACATGTTCAACCCGTGCGAGAGAGGAATTTTTAGAAGCAATTTCATTCCAACTACTGTATGCAAATTTGTACAAAATGTAAAAATTCCACTCCACTATGTCCCACCCACTCCACCATGTCCACACTCACACTCCCCGCATACTCACTACCATCAAACTCACTCCCCTCATACACAAATTCCCCTCGTATCCACTTCCATCAAACACACTGCTCTCATGCCTACTCAACTCATACCCACTCAACACATGCCCACTTCcatcccacacactcccactccccaaatacacaaaaacaaGACTTAGGGGGAAAAGACACTAACAAACACACTGGGGTATATGCTGTAAACCGCGATAAGCCCTCTCTCGCCAGTTTTTTAGCAAATATGCCTATTGCGATTCAGTAAGAGCTGAAAAGATGGCGAGATTTGGAAAATCCGCCGTGTTTTTTTGGCGGGAAATAAAATCCGCTGCGTGCTTAGCgataagccctatctcgccacttatcgccagcttttcaaaatctctgtattctagtagccccgatcagcattttggcgctgatcgccgctctagaatggaaaATTTTTCTCCAAAACGGCCTGGCAAAAAAAGTTGTCAAGAAGCTGGGGCTGAGCGGCgatacgggacttagaaaaaatctgaCAATTTTTGGTTCATAGGTTTTCATCATGGAGCCTATGGAGCCGAGGCATATCATTTATGATTTGTGATGGCGTGGCCTTAAAAAGAACTAT from Ascaphus truei isolate aAscTru1 chromosome 6, aAscTru1.hap1, whole genome shotgun sequence encodes:
- the LOC142496431 gene encoding nicotinamide N-methyltransferase-like; the protein is MDPSLHKHYHDEEFDPKGLVDTYFCDENFPLIDESVGFPLKKLHETFSSGRVRGDTLIDISSGPAVYQLLSASDIFKEIIVIEFSDPSIQELEKWLKNDPETPDWSYAAKALCDLEGNREEWQVKEDKVRRVVKQVVKWDVSKDKPLDPVVLPQVDCVISFWCLHLISKDKEAYRRNLRKFASLLKIGGHLLLFGVLNGTYYMIGEHKFFSLTFDEKFLREALRDAGYVIEHMDVLPSRKGCDLVDGEHLVYVIARKEREV